The Desulfobulbus propionicus DSM 2032 DNA segment CATCAGCGAAGAAGAGATTGCGATAAAAACGGCAAATATCGACGAGCTCAAAGATATCAGCCTTCTTTCGCCCGAATGTTCCATCCGCTACATCATCACCGTCAATGCGCTCAAGGAAGGCTGGGACTGCCCCTTTGCCTATATTCTGGCCACCATCGCCAACCGCCATTCCCGAGTGGACGTGGAGCAGATTGTCGGCCGGGTCTTGCGGCAACCCTATGCCCGGCGTCAGCACAACAACCTGCTCAACAATTCGTACGTTCTGGCCTCTTCCGCTGATTTCATCACCACCCTGGACAGGATTGTCGCCGGACTCAATCAAGCCGGTTTTTCCAAAAAGGATATGCGGGCCACGGATATGGCAACCGTGGAAGCCGAACCACAGGGACATGCCCCCGCGCCCCGGCAGCAGGGCTTGTTCGATCCGCCGGTTGCCGATGGACAGCAGCCGGAGGTGAACAGTGCGGAGAGGGAAGCCGTCGAATGGCCGGACAGCCTGACAGGGTCCTCGGATTCCACTGTTGGGCTGGGCGAGGCGTCCGCCCCGGATACCGCTGTTCAGGCGATACTGGCCCAGGCGGACAAGGAAAGCAGGGCATACGAACAACAGGCCGCGCAAAGCGCCGCTGAGACGGTTCCGCTGGAGGTGAGGGAAAAAATGAATATATTCGGCATGGTCGCCCAATTTGCCCCGCTTGCCGTCACTCTCCGTTTACCGCAGTTTTTCATCCGGGTTCCGGGGATGAGCCTGTTTGGCGACGGCGCGACTCTCCTCAACAAAGAAGAGCTGTTACAAGGGTATCGCCTTAGCCAGGCCGATAGCCGGATCGATTTTCAGGCAATCGAAGGGGAGGCGTACCGGATCGACTTGGAGGAAGTGGGCGAGCATGATTACAAACCCCGTTTCTGGAAACTCCAGCATGCAAGCCGGGAACGGCTGGCCGAGTATTTGGTGGCGTTGCCTCCCGAACCGCAAAAACGGGAAATTGTTCAACGGCTGTGTGGGTTGATCGGTAATATGCGGCCCTTTGGCGATCAGGAGATAAAAAAATACGTGCAACGAATTGTGGATGATATGCACCCGGACCACATCCATGAATGCCTGAACCGCATACGTGAATATAGCTACCGCGACAAAATCAAGGAGAAGATAACGGCCCTGGCCACAGATCACGCGGAGACTGTTTTTTATCAGTGGCTGGCGGCGGACAGAATTGAGATGCAGGCAAGCTATGCCCTGCCCGAGTCGATTGCCCCAGTGGCCGTTGCCCCGGCTATTCCGGCAAGCCTGTATTCGTCCGAGGGGCAGCTCAATTCCTGGGAGGCAAAGGTGATCAACGAGGTCGCCAATCTGGACAACATCCTGTTTTGGCACAAGATCATCGAGCGCAAGGGGTTTTGTATCAACGGCTGTATCAACCATTATCCCGATTTTCTGGTGCGCACCAAAAACGGCAAGACCCTGTTGATCGAGGCCAAGGGCGACGACCGGGACAACTCCGATTCCAGCCGTAAACTCAAACTCGGTCAGGCTTGGGCGAACAAGGCGGGCAACGATTTTCGCTACTTCATGGTGTTTGACACCAATCCCGTCGAGGGGGCCTACCGGCTCGATGCCCTGGTGCCGGTGATCGCCAACCTTTGAGCCTAGGTTTGCGGGTCGGGCGGGGTGTGCGCGGCACGCATACGGCTGATCACCCGGATCGTGCCTGAATCAATGCGTGAACTGGAGCTGCGGGAGGAGGGGGCAAAGGGGCGCACCGCCGTCAATCGGCGTGCAGGGTGACGGCAAAGCAGCTGAACAGGGCCCAAACGCGGTCGCCGATGGCCAGATCGAGCACCGCGCCGCCACTGGTGGACACCACGGCGCACAGCTCCGTGCCGTCCGCAAGGCGGAGCAGATATTCCGAGCTGACGGTTCCCCGGTTGATCCGCGCCACTTCGCCCTGAAAACAATTGTCGGCGCTGCATGCCGGCAGGTCCGTGCCGCCCTGGAGCACCACCCAGGGGGCCTTGACCTCGGCCGTGATCAGTTTGCCCGGCCGCAGACCTAACCGCTCCAGGCTTTCGAGGGTGATCAGGGTAGTCACCTGATAGCCGCCAAGGTTGACCAAAGTCACCCGCGCCTGGATATCGCCGCGTTGCACGTCGGTGATCTTGCCAAAGAAGGCATTTCTGGCGCTGGTTTTGCGGGTCGATTCCCGCTCCATGAACAGCTTGGTCACCCGTTGCAGTTCCTCGTCGGAAAACGAGACATGGGCCGTGGTCAGGTTGGGAGTTGAGTGGCCAAGCAGCTTCTGCACCGCCGGCAGGGGCATGTTGCCGCGCACCAGCTCCACCGCCCGCGCCCGGCGGATCATCTCCGGGCCGCCCAAGCGCTTGTCAAAGCCGCAGGCCTCGGCGCGCTCGTAGAATTTGCGGCGGACAAAGGCGGGGTCCACGCAAAAAAGTTTGTCCAAGGAACTGCGGAAATCCGGGTCCGCCAGGGTCTCCCTGATTTCCCGGCTCAACTGTGCGGAGATGGTGACGGAGCGTTGGCAGGGTTCCGCTCCATCGAGATCGCGGATGCACACGGTCTGTGCCTCGATGTCGGCAAACGGATCCAGGGCGAGGACCTCGCTCAGCTTGGCGCCGGTATAGCGGATGAGCAGGAACACCAGCAGGATCCGGCGGCGGGCGAGGCGGACGTCGCACCGCGGCGTCTCCTCGACCCAGCGGCGAAAGGACTGTTCCAGTTGGGCCAGCTGGACCGTGTCCAGGCAAGGCGATTGGTCGATGGGCACGGCACGCATGTCCTGCCCGGAGAGGGGTTGCTGCTTCATCTGGTTTGTTTCATGCGCTTGGTGCTGGCCGCCACGTTGCGGGAGCAGGGCGGATTGGCCAGACCGGAGCCGCGCCTGCCGCTGTCGGGGGGCTGGAGGCGAACCGTGGCCGGTGAGGAGGCCGTGGCGGTAAAAAAATGGGGATGCAAAATATCGCTCACAGATGTTCCTGATCAACCCAGTGTTGGAAGCGGTCCACCAACCGCCAAAAGTCACGGATCGCCTGTTTGCCCGCCTCGGTCAGCCAGGCCCCGCCACCCTGCCTGCCGCCGGCCTGCTTTTCCACCAGGGGCTCGGGCGCGAGCGCGTTCATGTTCTCCACCAGGTGCCAGGCATGGCTGAAACTCATCTGCATCGATTTGGCGGCGGCGGACACCGAGCCGTATTCATCGATCCGCTCAAGAAGAACGATCCGCCCCCAGGAGAGGTAGGTCTCGCCGTTGTTCTCGATCCATAGGCGGCCCTTGATCTGGACGCCGCTGCGCATTCGGCCGGCGGCCATGGCGTTTTCTTCCTGGGATTTTTTTGCTTTGGGCATGAATGATTGTGAAGGTAATGGAAAAGGTGGCCAGCCATCGTCACTGGTGTGCGCCCATAGTAGCGAGGCGACCGGAACCCCCGCAAGACCTAATACGATCGGCACATGCTTTCGTGGGAAATATTGACCATTATCATCATTTTCGTTGATCATTCTCATGAATTTTTTTTCTTGACTTTCCTTGGTTTGCCTTATAAATATCCCGCATGACTGAATGCTGGTTCAGTTTTCCGTGTAGGACCAGATCCGGCAATCCTGTCCGGAATTTACGTAGGTTGAATGTTCTCACAAGAATAAAACCAGAGAGGAAAAAATTATGAGTTCAAAATTGGTAGCGCCCCATGGCGGAAAAGGTCTTGTTTGTGCCCTGCTTGAAGGTGCCGCACGTGAAGCAGAGTTGAAGAAAGCCGCTGGATTGAAGCAGGTACAAGTCTCCGATCGCGCCAAGGGCGACCTGATCATGATGGGTATCGGCGGTTTCTCTCCGCTGAGCGGTTTCATGACCAAAGCTGACTGGAAAGGCGTTTGTGAGAATTTCCAGATGGCTGACGGCACCTTCTGGCCGGTACCGATCACCTTGGACGTTTCCGCTGCGGACGCTGCCGGCATCAACGTTGGCGACGAGATCGCTCTGGTTAACAAAGGCGAGACCTACGCAACCATGAAGGTCACCGAGAAATACGAGATGACCGAAGCCGACAAGCGTTGGGAGTGCGAGAAAGTATTCAAGGGCGAAGGCGAAGAGTCTGCTGACGATAAATTCTGGGAAGTCGCCCCCAAAGATCATCCCGGCGTTATCATGGTTCTGGCTCAGAAAGAGTTCAACCTGGCCGGTCCGGTTAAAGTACTCTCCGAGGGTGAGTATCCGAAAGAGTATCCGGGTGTATACCTGAAACCTGCCGAGACCCGCGCTATGTTTGAAGAGCGTGGATGGGCCAACGTTGCCGCTCTCCAGCTGCGTAACCCGATGCATCGTTCCCACGAGTTCCTGGCCAAGATCGCCATCGAGGTTTGTGACGGCGTTCTGATCCACAGCTTGGTCGGTAACCTGAAGCCCGGCGACATTCCTGCCGACGTGCGCGTTGAAGCCATCAAGATCCTGATCGACAACTATTTCGTCAAAGAGAACGTCATCAACGCTGGGTATCCGCTTGACATGCGTTATGCCGGTCCTCGCGAAGGCCTGCTCCACGCCACCTTCCGTCAGAACTATGGTGTCAACAACATGCTGATCGGTCGTGACCACGCTGGCGTTGGTGACTTCTACGGCCTGTTCGAGGCACAGCAGATTTTTGATCGCATCCCCTACACCGGCGATCCTTCCAAAGACCTGCTCTGCAAGCCGATGAAGATCGACTGGACCTTCTACTGCCACAAATGCGATGGTATGGCTTCTCTGCGTACCTGCCCGCATACCAAAGAGGATCGCGTCATCCTGTCCGGTACCAAACTGCGTAAGGCTCTCTCCGAGGGTCAGCCGGTTGTTGACCACTTCGGTCGCGAGGAAGTTCTGGTTCGCCTCCGCAAGTACTATGCCGGCCTGACCGAGAAGGTTGAGGTCAAGATGCAGGGTGCCGCTTCCGGCGCTGCCATGTAAGACCGTCTCAGTTCTCTGAGGCTCTGCATACGAAAGGAGATGTCGCCTTGGGCGGCATCTCCTTTTTTTATTGAAAAGAAGAGCGGGGCGCGGTACGGACGTCAAACGATTTTTCCTATGAATTGCACAGGAAGCGAGGGCGGAGTGGAAGAGACGATTCAGGTAGGACTAGGCGAGAGGAGCTATCCCATTACCGTCGGCACGGGGGTGATGGAGCGGGTCGGGCCGATGCTGCGGGCAGGCAGATTTGCCAAACGTTACGGCATCATCAGTGACGATCGGGTGGCTGCTCTCTACGGTGCGCAGGTACAGGAATCCCTGCGGCAAGCGGGCATCGATAGTGAACTGATCGTTTTTCCCCACGGCGAGGCGAGCAAGCATCTGGCGACCATCGGCACCCTGGCCAGCACGCTCGCCGAGCACGGGTTTGACCGTGGCGATGGCCTGTTGGCCCTGGGCGGGGGGGTGACCGGCGATATCACCGGATTTTTGGCCTCGATCTACATGCGCGGCATCCCGTTTGTCCAGGTGCCGACCTCCCTGTTGGCTCAGGTAGACAGTTCGGTGGGCGGGAAGACCGGTGTGGACATCCCTCAAGGAAAAAATCTGCTCGGCACCTTCTACCAGCCGCGGGCGGTGATCATCGACACCCAGGTGCTGCACACCTTACCGCAGGAAGAATTTCGTGGCGGCATGGCTGAGGTGATCAAATACGGCGTTTCGATGGATGCCGATTTTTTCCACTGGCTTGATCGGCATCATTCAGCCATTCTCGCCCTAGAACCGGAGGTAATAGTGTCGATGATCCGCCGCTGTTGCGAGATGAAGGCCTCGGTGGTGGAACAGGACGAACGGGAAGGGGGGCTGCGCCGGATCCTCAATTTTGGCCATACCATTGGTCACGCGGTGGAAGCGGCCTCCGGCTATCGGCTGATTCATGGCTATGCGGTGGCCATCGGCATGCGTGCTGTCGCCGATTTGGCGGTTCGAGCCGGCTATGCCAGCCAATCGGTTGCTGATCGGATCGAGGCGCTGCTGGCCAAATACCAGCTGCCCACCGGAATTCCGTCGGAATTCGATCGGACTACCCTGTGGAACTATCTGCACACCGATAAAAAAACCATTGGTGGGCGGGTCTTTTTTGTGCTGCCCGAGGAGATTGGCAGGGTATGCGTGACCGATCGGGTGGACAAGGACGATATTGACGCAATCCTTGGCAGTGCCTAACATAAGCGGCAACCAATGAACAGCGGCAACCGTGCCTTTGCCTGTCCTTTCACCACCACTGATAGCCATGCCGATCTACGAATTTTTTTGCGCTGATTGCAACACGGTTTTCAACTTTTTCTCCAGCCGGCCCAACCGGGACAAGCGGCCCAACTGCCCCCAGTGCGGCAGACCGGAGCTGCGGAAGATGATGTCCGCCTTTGCCACCATCGGCAAAGCCAAGGAAAACGACGAAGACAATCCCTTGGCCGGTATGGACGAGGCCAAGATGGAGCGCGCCCTGGCCGGTCTGATGCGCGAGGCCGAACAGGTCAACGAGGACGATCCGCGGCAGATGGCCAATTTGATGCGCAAGTTCGCCGATGCCACTGGCCTTGATCTGGGCGAACCGATGCACGAGGCCATTGCCCGCATGGAAGCGGGAGAAGATCCGGAGCAGATCGAACAGGAAATGGGCGATCTGATGGACGGCGAGGAACCCTTCAGTCTGGAGGCGATGAAGAAAAAGGCGCAGTCTGGAGGCCGCCGGCCACCCCGCCACGACGAACGGCTCTACGAACTGTAGAGCGAGGAAAAAGACTGATTGTGGGGCGGTGATCACACCTCGATTCGGTGCTGCTTCATTTTCTCCCACAGGTTTTTCCGGCTGATGCCCAGTGTCTCGGCGGCCCGGGTCCGATTGCCGCCGGAGTGGGCCAGGGCATGGACGATGCACTGCTTCTCGGCGCTGGCCAGGGCTTCAGCCAGCGGCATGATGGCGCCATTGGCCTTTTGCTCCGCCTTGTGCAGATCGGCGGGCAGATCCTCCACGGTGATGACCGGTCCAGGCGACAGCACGGACACCCGCTCGATGATGTTTTTTAACTCTCGAACATTGCCAGGAAAATCGTAGTTGAGCAGACAGTCCATCGCCTCTTTGGACAGCGACAGCGTCATGCCCCGCTTGTGCCCAAAACCTCGGAGGAAATGGCTGACCAGCAGCGGGATGTCCTCGATCCGTTCACGCAGGGGCGGAAGAGTCAGGGGAATGACGCTCAACCGGTAGAGCAGGTCCTGACGGAACTGTCCCGCCTCCACCTCCTTTTTCAGATCCTTGGCTGTGGCGCAGAGCAGGCGCACGTCCACCTTGATCGTCCTTGTCCCGCCCAGCCGTTCACATTCTCCCTCCTCGATCACCCGCAGCAGTTTGGCCTGAAGTCCAAGGGGCAGATCACCGATTTCATCCAACAGCAGCGTGCCGCCGTCGGCCAATTCGAATCGGCCCAGCCGTTTCGCGTGCGCTCCGGTGAAAGCGCCCTTTTCATGGCCGAAAAACTCGGATTCCAGCAATCCTTCGGGAATGGCCGCGCAATTGATGCGAATATAGGGTTTGTCCGCCCGACGGCTGGCCCGATGCAAGGCATTGGCGGCCAGCTCCTTGCCGGTGCCTGATTCGCCGTTGATCAAAACGGTCGAATCGGTCGGCCCTATTTGGTTGATGAGCTTGAGCAGGGTGCGCATCGCCGTGCTGTTGCCGATGATTTCCTGATGTTCCTGGCGGCACCTGTCCTCCAGCGAGGCGCAACGGGCGCGCACGGTCTGCATCTCGAAGATGCGGTTGATGCGGATGATCAGATCATCCATTTCAAAGGGTTTGAGAATATAGTCGGCGGCACCGTTGCGCAGGCAGGTGATGGCGTCCTCCACCGATCCGTAGGCGGTCATCATGAAGATGTCGATCAACGGCGACTGCTTGCGCGCCCATTCCAGGAGCTCCATGCCGCCCAGCCCGGGCATGCGGATGTCGGAAAGGATCAGGTGATAATGCTTCTGGTCCAACAGCGACAGGGCATCGCGCCCGTTGACGGCCGCGTCAACCTGCCATCGTTCCCTGCGCAGCCGGTCATGGAGTGAAATGCGCATGATTTCGTCATCTTCCACCAGCAGTATCTGTTTCATGCTTCCCCTTGCATGGCGTTGTCGTTTCCCTCGTTGAGGCAGTGACGGTCAATGGGCAGAGTGACGGCGAAGGTTGAGCCGCTCCCCGGTTCGCTGCGAACCTCGATCTGCCCGTTCAGGCGCTGCACCATGGCCAGAGTCACCGCCAGCCCCAAGCCCGTTCCCTCGCCCACCTCCTTGGTGGTGAAAAAAGGATCAAAAATACGGTCCTGTATCTCCCGGGCAATACCGATGCCCGTGTCCTCGATGATGAGCACCACCGATCCCGTTTCCTCACGGGTGGCCAGGAGCAGGCTGCCGCCATCGGGCATGGCCTGGATAGCGTTGAGGGCGATGTTCATCACGATCTGCTTGATGGCCTCGGTGTCGATGCAGCAGAGGGCGTTGAAGTGCAGGTCCAGATTGACCACGATGTTGCGCAGCCGGTGGCCAAGCAGTTCCAGACAGTCGAGAATGACGGTGTCGATGTCGACTTGATGGACCTGGAGGGGATCGACTCGGCCGTAGTTGAGCAGTTGGCGCATGGTCAGCTCGATCCGCTTCAATCCTTTGTGTAACAGGGGCAGGTATCGTTTCTGCACATCCAGATTTTCCGGCTCCTTCTGCATGGCGGACACGCAGTTGAGCATCCCGGCCAATGGGTTGTTGATTTCATGGGCAATGCCGGCGGTCAGCTGGCCGAGTGCCGCCAGTTTCTCGGCGCGGAAACCTTTTTCCCCAGCCGTGGCAAGGGCTTGCTGGGACGCGGTCAGGCGTTGGCAGAGGGCAATGAACGAGGCAGAAAGGCAGCCGAATTCATCGCCGGTCCCCGGCAGTTTCAAGGCTTCCACCGGTTGCTCGGGAAAGGCGGCCATGGCATGGGACAACTGGCTCACCGGCCGGCCCACCAGTCGGTTGAAAAGCAGCAGGGTCACCGCTGCGGCAACACATACCGACAACAGTCCCAGCAGGAGAATGGTTCGATTGTTTTCGTGGATGAAGGTATCGGCCCAGACGATGGGAATGGTGATTGACAGCGCCCCTCGGATCTCGCCGGGATGATAGCCGTGTTCGCCGTGGCAGGTGAGACAGGAGGATTCGGTGATCAACGGTGCCGCGTAGCGCAGGACGCGGCCGTCCCGGTCGCGGTCGATTGCCAGGTGTTCGGTTGCGCCCTCGGCAAAGCGCCGCAGGCTTTGCTGTTCAAACGGATCGGGTGCGTTGGCGGGATTGATCGGCCGCGCGCTGGTCACCCGAAACCAGGCCATGCCGCTCTTGCCGGCATATTCGGACAACTCGCGGGTGACCATGGCCGGGTTGCGTTTCACCAACACGAGGCCGGACGCCGTGGTCATCACCGGTTCGCTCAGATAGTTGTTGGGTTGGGTGGATTCGGTCTGGACCAGGAACAGTCCCTGGTGGTCCGCCACCCATTGGCGGGTGAGCAGCACCTGACGATAGAGCATGCGGGCCTGTTGTTCGGCTTGGCCAATGACCAGGCGGTTTTGCAGGTGGGAGGTGTAGAGGAGCAGAACCCCGTAGGACAGGGTCAGGATGCCGACAACGGCAAGGATGAATTTTCCCCTCAGTGTCATACCACGTCCCCGAAAACACTCTGCAAACCTGGTGCGGAACAATACCCCGCGCGTATCGTCGCAAGGTAACACAGTTGCCCTATGATTGCTACCTCATGGTAACAGTTGAAACTGGCTTTCCTTGTAACCTATTAAAAAGACAACATCTCTTGTTTGGAATAGTTGTTGCTTTGTTTTTTACACGTTCTGTTCTGTCAGATTTCCAGAGGAAGCAAAACCGTCAGGAGGAGAAACGTGAAACACAATGCCCACCGACTGTTTCGGAGCCTGGTCGCGTTGCTGCTGGCAACCGGCTGGGCCGCCCCGATCCTGGCCGCCCAATCCGCCGGCGGCCATCCACCGCTTTCCGAGCAGGACCAGTACATTGCCTGCGATCAGTGCCATGCGGAAACCACCCCGGAGCTCCACAAGGAGTGGTTTGACTCGCGCCATGGAGTGGCCATGGTCAAGTGCTATCAGTGTCACGGCACCTTTGAAACCTTTCGGGTCACGCCCCAACCCCAGGACTGCGCGGCCTGCCACGAGAACATGATGCATAAATGTCCGCAGGACAAACCCTGCTGGCAGTGCCATGTTCCGCATTCCTTCAACAAGAAATAGAACCGACCGGTGGACGGCCCGGCGGGGAAGAGCCGGCCGACACATCAACTGATGGAATGGGTAACCATATTGAGG contains these protein-coding regions:
- a CDS encoding DEAD/DEAH box helicase codes for the protein MELLPYQQQVIRDLADFLAEVERLGDLRQAFARYWQERGIARPEAYRDTIKGVPHLCIKVPTGGGKTFIAANAIKTIFDALSVYARPVPRAVVWLVPSNAILEQTERSLGSPRHPYRRKLDTLFNGRVRVYTKDELLQGAGFNPASVHEHLNIFVLSYASFRTSNKEGRKAYQENTFLASFTHRMQAEECLTGVDESALINVIRAMNPVCIVDESHNAGSILSKEMLANFNPSLILDLTATPRTDSNIISYVDAAQLKTCHMVKLPVIVYNHRSSKEVIGNAIQLRNSLEQQARTEQQAGGDYIRPIVLFQAESNTGDEDRTTFDDIRKRLIHLGISEEEIAIKTANIDELKDISLLSPECSIRYIITVNALKEGWDCPFAYILATIANRHSRVDVEQIVGRVLRQPYARRQHNNLLNNSYVLASSADFITTLDRIVAGLNQAGFSKKDMRATDMATVEAEPQGHAPAPRQQGLFDPPVADGQQPEVNSAEREAVEWPDSLTGSSDSTVGLGEASAPDTAVQAILAQADKESRAYEQQAAQSAAETVPLEVREKMNIFGMVAQFAPLAVTLRLPQFFIRVPGMSLFGDGATLLNKEELLQGYRLSQADSRIDFQAIEGEAYRIDLEEVGEHDYKPRFWKLQHASRERLAEYLVALPPEPQKREIVQRLCGLIGNMRPFGDQEIKKYVQRIVDDMHPDHIHECLNRIREYSYRDKIKEKITALATDHAETVFYQWLAADRIEMQASYALPESIAPVAVAPAIPASLYSSEGQLNSWEAKVINEVANLDNILFWHKIIERKGFCINGCINHYPDFLVRTKNGKTLLIEAKGDDRDNSDSSRKLKLGQAWANKAGNDFRYFMVFDTNPVEGAYRLDALVPVIANL
- a CDS encoding TOBE domain-containing protein translates to MKQQPLSGQDMRAVPIDQSPCLDTVQLAQLEQSFRRWVEETPRCDVRLARRRILLVFLLIRYTGAKLSEVLALDPFADIEAQTVCIRDLDGAEPCQRSVTISAQLSREIRETLADPDFRSSLDKLFCVDPAFVRRKFYERAEACGFDKRLGGPEMIRRARAVELVRGNMPLPAVQKLLGHSTPNLTTAHVSFSDEELQRVTKLFMERESTRKTSARNAFFGKITDVQRGDIQARVTLVNLGGYQVTTLITLESLERLGLRPGKLITAEVKAPWVVLQGGTDLPACSADNCFQGEVARINRGTVSSEYLLRLADGTELCAVVSTSGGAVLDLAIGDRVWALFSCFAVTLHAD
- a CDS encoding winged helix-turn-helix domain-containing protein, which codes for MPKAKKSQEENAMAAGRMRSGVQIKGRLWIENNGETYLSWGRIVLLERIDEYGSVSAAAKSMQMSFSHAWHLVENMNALAPEPLVEKQAGGRQGGGAWLTEAGKQAIRDFWRLVDRFQHWVDQEHL
- the sat gene encoding sulfate adenylyltransferase, whose amino-acid sequence is MSSKLVAPHGGKGLVCALLEGAAREAELKKAAGLKQVQVSDRAKGDLIMMGIGGFSPLSGFMTKADWKGVCENFQMADGTFWPVPITLDVSAADAAGINVGDEIALVNKGETYATMKVTEKYEMTEADKRWECEKVFKGEGEESADDKFWEVAPKDHPGVIMVLAQKEFNLAGPVKVLSEGEYPKEYPGVYLKPAETRAMFEERGWANVAALQLRNPMHRSHEFLAKIAIEVCDGVLIHSLVGNLKPGDIPADVRVEAIKILIDNYFVKENVINAGYPLDMRYAGPREGLLHATFRQNYGVNNMLIGRDHAGVGDFYGLFEAQQIFDRIPYTGDPSKDLLCKPMKIDWTFYCHKCDGMASLRTCPHTKEDRVILSGTKLRKALSEGQPVVDHFGREEVLVRLRKYYAGLTEKVEVKMQGAASGAAM
- the aroB gene encoding 3-dehydroquinate synthase — protein: MNCTGSEGGVEETIQVGLGERSYPITVGTGVMERVGPMLRAGRFAKRYGIISDDRVAALYGAQVQESLRQAGIDSELIVFPHGEASKHLATIGTLASTLAEHGFDRGDGLLALGGGVTGDITGFLASIYMRGIPFVQVPTSLLAQVDSSVGGKTGVDIPQGKNLLGTFYQPRAVIIDTQVLHTLPQEEFRGGMAEVIKYGVSMDADFFHWLDRHHSAILALEPEVIVSMIRRCCEMKASVVEQDEREGGLRRILNFGHTIGHAVEAASGYRLIHGYAVAIGMRAVADLAVRAGYASQSVADRIEALLAKYQLPTGIPSEFDRTTLWNYLHTDKKTIGGRVFFVLPEEIGRVCVTDRVDKDDIDAILGSA
- a CDS encoding FmdB family zinc ribbon protein — protein: MPIYEFFCADCNTVFNFFSSRPNRDKRPNCPQCGRPELRKMMSAFATIGKAKENDEDNPLAGMDEAKMERALAGLMREAEQVNEDDPRQMANLMRKFADATGLDLGEPMHEAIARMEAGEDPEQIEQEMGDLMDGEEPFSLEAMKKKAQSGGRRPPRHDERLYEL
- a CDS encoding sigma-54-dependent transcriptional regulator; the encoded protein is MKQILLVEDDEIMRISLHDRLRRERWQVDAAVNGRDALSLLDQKHYHLILSDIRMPGLGGMELLEWARKQSPLIDIFMMTAYGSVEDAITCLRNGAADYILKPFEMDDLIIRINRIFEMQTVRARCASLEDRCRQEHQEIIGNSTAMRTLLKLINQIGPTDSTVLINGESGTGKELAANALHRASRRADKPYIRINCAAIPEGLLESEFFGHEKGAFTGAHAKRLGRFELADGGTLLLDEIGDLPLGLQAKLLRVIEEGECERLGGTRTIKVDVRLLCATAKDLKKEVEAGQFRQDLLYRLSVIPLTLPPLRERIEDIPLLVSHFLRGFGHKRGMTLSLSKEAMDCLLNYDFPGNVRELKNIIERVSVLSPGPVITVEDLPADLHKAEQKANGAIMPLAEALASAEKQCIVHALAHSGGNRTRAAETLGISRKNLWEKMKQHRIEV
- a CDS encoding ATP-binding protein is translated as MTLRGKFILAVVGILTLSYGVLLLYTSHLQNRLVIGQAEQQARMLYRQVLLTRQWVADHQGLFLVQTESTQPNNYLSEPVMTTASGLVLVKRNPAMVTRELSEYAGKSGMAWFRVTSARPINPANAPDPFEQQSLRRFAEGATEHLAIDRDRDGRVLRYAAPLITESSCLTCHGEHGYHPGEIRGALSITIPIVWADTFIHENNRTILLLGLLSVCVAAAVTLLLFNRLVGRPVSQLSHAMAAFPEQPVEALKLPGTGDEFGCLSASFIALCQRLTASQQALATAGEKGFRAEKLAALGQLTAGIAHEINNPLAGMLNCVSAMQKEPENLDVQKRYLPLLHKGLKRIELTMRQLLNYGRVDPLQVHQVDIDTVILDCLELLGHRLRNIVVNLDLHFNALCCIDTEAIKQIVMNIALNAIQAMPDGGSLLLATREETGSVVLIIEDTGIGIAREIQDRIFDPFFTTKEVGEGTGLGLAVTLAMVQRLNGQIEVRSEPGSGSTFAVTLPIDRHCLNEGNDNAMQGEA
- a CDS encoding cytochrome c3 family protein, encoding MKHNAHRLFRSLVALLLATGWAAPILAAQSAGGHPPLSEQDQYIACDQCHAETTPELHKEWFDSRHGVAMVKCYQCHGTFETFRVTPQPQDCAACHENMMHKCPQDKPCWQCHVPHSFNKK